The Macaca nemestrina isolate mMacNem1 chromosome 1, mMacNem.hap1, whole genome shotgun sequence genome contains the following window.
TTTTTAaggcatattattttatttagcacaAAAAGCTTAAAATGATTTGATTTGCCTAAGTTCCCAAAGCCATGTGGGGAAGTTGACAGATGATGTGACctcaggaagagagaagaaagcaagtTAGCAACGTAGTTTGTCATCCAGGATTTTGCTTTGTTCTGATATGGAACTCTGAGGGCTTCCTCAGTTATTTCCCTGCTGCCCGCAGGATAGAGCCCAAGCTCCCTGGATGGTGGTCAAGAACTTTCACAACTGGGCCAACTTTATCTTCCAGCCTCACCTTACCTCCACTTCCCACCgagctccagccacactggcctacGGGGTGTTTCCTGAACTCACTCTGAAAATGCAGTCTCCTGTGccttctcttgctttctcttagTGAGCTCTTATTCATCCCTCAAGGCCTGGCTCAAATATCACCCCTGTgctagctgggtgtagtggctcatgcctgtaatcccagaatgttgggaggccaaggtgggaggatcacttaaggtcaggagttcgagatcagcctgggtaacatagcaagactcccatctctttaaaaaaaaaaaaaaaaaagtcacctctGTGAAGCCTTTCCTTACCCTTTTTTGGGCTTACTACTTTTGCCTCCTGGCTCTGTTGCAGGGCCCATTACATTGTTACAGCCCATTCTTCtgtctattcctttttttttttttttttttttttgagatagggtctggctctgtctcccaggctggagtgcagtggcacgatcttggctcactgcaacctccacctcccaggttcaagcaattctcctgcttcagcctcctgaatagctgggattacagatgcgcaccaccatgcctggctaatttttgtatttttcgtagaaacggggtttcatcatgttggccaggctggtctcgaattcccagcctcaagtgatccacccgcctcggcctcccaaagtgctgggattacaggtgtgagcctccacaccagGCCCAATATAGGCTTTAAATCAATGTATATAATGTTTTGTACTTTGCAGCCAGAATGCATAGGAAGAAGAGGTAGAGGTGGTTGTGGCACCTTATATGATTGTACCAAAGGACTAAGAGTTTTGTTCCTGTCTCTGAGATTCTGGGTATTGCAGGTCAGAAGGTGATAgcatcagccgggcatggtggttcacgcctgtaatcccagcactttgggaggtcgaggcgggcggatcatttgaggtcaggagttcgagatcagcctgaccaacatggtgaaaccctgtctgtgctaaaaatacaaaaattagctgggtgtgatggcatgtgcctgtaatcccagctactcgggaggctgaggtaggagaatggcttgaacctgggaggtggaagttgcagtgagctgagatcacgccactgcactccagcctgggtgacagagtgaaactgtcttgggaaaaaaaaaaaaaaaaagatggtgataGCGTCGTGGGAGGAACGTTTCTAACCAAGAAACACAAAGATGATTCTCTTGGATTTCAGGCTCCTGGTAGTACTAGAGGAATAGAAGGGGGTGGTCACAGTGTAGACTGGACTGATAATGGCTCTCAAGGAGAAAGGGAGTTACTGCTACCTAATAAGGGTTGAGAGGTGGGTGAGTGGAACCCAGAGACCCTGGGGTCACCACCTTGTGCTATTGTATTAATCAGCATTCTTTTGATTGTCGGTGAAAGAATTCCACTCAAGTTAGGCTTGGCAAAATAAGGCACACAAAACTATAAATTTAGATTCAGGAAACAGGGTCTGCAACATTATCAGAACTTCTGTCTCTCATCTCTGTTTCTTCCCTGCCTCATCTTCCTTTAATTTCATTTCAGAAGATCCCAGACTCCGACTGGCTCACCTGGAGTGGAGTTCCTATCCCTTGATTCTTCAGGCTTTCATTTGACCCACATGGTTAAGCTGGGAGAGACAGAGTCCaaacagaggcagagaaaggCTATTCTGGGCAGAACAAACAATTGATGACTTTATGGCTCTGTGGTCTGGGGAGAACTGCATAACCCTAGATCACCAAAGCTGAGAGCCTTTAAGAGTGAGGATttgggccgggcatagtggctcacgcctgtaatcccagcactttgggaggctgaggtgggtggatcacaaggtcaggagatcaagaccaacctgaccaacatggtgaaaccccatctctactaaaaatacaaaaattagctgacgtgatgcatacacctgtaatcccagctactcgggaggctgaggcaagagaatcgcttgaacctgagaggcatacgttgcggtgaaccgagattgcaccactgcactccagcctaggcgacagagcgagactacatctcaaaaaacaaaaaaaaacaaccaacagTAAGGATTTGGATTTGGGTCACCCCAGGCTGAAGGCCAGGGGAACCTGAAGTGGataagggaagggagagaactTAGGCCACAGGATCTGATGTAGAAATGAGGCTGACATCTCCACCTGTATTTTCTTAGCTGGAGGAGTGTGCAAAGTTTGAATTACTTCTGCCttcttcttatttccttttccctcttaAAATAGTCATCATaatcataaaaatttattttccattttccctgttTTTGCATATAGGATTTCTTGGTGTGATTCAATTTGCCAATTAGTATCTAGGTTGCAGAATGGTGACTTGGAATCAAGTTGAAACTGGAAGACGGTACCTTATATATTAGGGTCAGCAATTACTAAACTCTGTTCTCTTTTATTCCAAACAGGGTCCCCAACTTCACATTTCCCCAGGGTGCAAAAGAGGGGGATCAAGCTTCAGTAGagtggagctctgagaagaaTTCACTAGAGTTTGGAAGCCAGGACCCTTTTTATAACCTTGTTCCTCCTCACCTGGGCAAAAGCACTAGTGCCCACTGCACAGGTGTCATGGACGGGCTCTGTGTCCTGTGGAGAGCCCCCATCCCAGGTACAGGACATCAGCCCTGGGACCTGTCCCAGGCTGgatcttcttctttctctctctctttttttttttttttttttttttttttttttttttttgagacagagtcccactctgttgcccaggctggagtgtagtggtacagtcttggctcactgcaacctccacctcccaggttcaagcgattctcctgcctcagcctcccgagtacctgggattacaggcgcccgccaccacgcccagctaattttcgtattttagtagagacggtgtttcaccatgttggccaggctggtctcgaactcctgacctcaggtgatccgccggcctcggccatccaaagtgctgggattacaggcgtgagccaccgcgcccggtctcaGTGCCTTTAGTCAAGTAgcacaaaaagaaatatataattccaaattgtgataaatgctatgaagaaaaggaACGTGCCCTGACATACAAGGGGGAACGAATGCGATCTAGGGAGTCAGAGATTTCTCCGAGAAGAGAGCTGAAATAGGAGTAAATCGAGAGGGGGAAGAGACTGCTAGACCGAGGGAACCGTGCGTGCCAAAGCCGCGTGGCGGAAAGGGGCGTGCGGGAGGGTAGCTGCGGAGAGGGAGGGTAGAGGACAAAGCCGGAGAGGCAGACGGAGGGCCGGACGCGCAGAGCCCCGCGGCTGCTGCCTTAGGGGTTGTCCCGGCTGTGGGGAAGTCATAGAGGAGTTTAAAGCCGGAAGGTGGTGACTAATCAGATTTCACTTGAAAATGGCACGGTGTCTGCAGTGAGGTGAACTGATGGGAAGGGCCCAGCGAACGCCAATAGGAGAGAGCACCGGACCTGAAAGGCCTGGTTCAACGCGGCCCCGCGCGGGGGCGAGGCGGTTCCGGCGCAGAGCCTAGCGCGCGGCTCCGCGGAAAACCGAACCGGCCCACGTGGGCCCTGCCGCTCCGCCCCGCCGCGCAGACGCCGCCTGACTCCGCAGTCCGGACCTGGGGCTGGGCGCGCTGCCCGGGAGCCCCGCACCCACCCTTGGACCGCGGAGACGCCCAGGCCGAGGAACCCCCAGCCCAGGGACTAGACACCACCAGGGCCGGGCGGAGCCATAGCCAGACGCGCCGGATCGGGCGCCTCTAGGCCGTGAGTCGGAGGCGGGGGGCTTGGGGCCCAGCCGCGGGAAGCGGGGAGTCACAGCGGCCTCCGAGGAGACTAGGGAAGGatggtctctgcctcctggggtggTCTCCCACTCCCGCAAGGCCAGGAAAGGAGGCTGCCTCCTATTTGGGCGGAGACCTAGTCCTGGGGTGTCGGGGTTCCTATTTTACTATTTCTGAGAACCCTGTGATCCCTAGCGCCACCCCTACCCCATCCCAGCTTCCTTCATGGCCCCATCCAAGtataggaaaaattaaaaattggggCGAGGGGAGATCTGTAGGCGACTTCCCACAAGCCTTGCTTAGAGGGCGATTACAAAGGAACTGTTCCTACACCCTTCTCCCCAGGACTTCTGCCCgttgctgggggtggggagggtccATGCCACCTATGGAGCGCCTCCCAGTGCCGGCTCCACTTACAATATCCTTCCTCTTCATGCTCTTAAATTGTTCTAATCCCAGTGCTGTTTGGTCAGTAGAATTCCTTTGTCAATTCAAATCCTAATTTTGGTTAGAAGCAGGTTATGGAGGAGAGAAGAGTGGTGTGGTATGCCCGCCCTCCAGGGCCTCAGGATGGAGCAAGCTAGGGACAGGGACACAAGATAGTGGCCGTGTTCCAGAGGCATTGGGAGGGAGGTGGGCAGGCTCAGAAGAAAAGCTTGTCACTGGGGAAGGCTGGGCTCCCTGGCTGGGGTAGGAGAGGGAACTGAACCCAGCTCTTCCAGCCCGGGGGAGTCGGGAGTAGCTTCCTGAGCATGGAAATTCACTGCAGTCTCTTCTCCCATTCACCCGCTTAGCAAGTACCAGTATGCACAGACAGCCTGGTTCCGGGCTCTATGCTGGCTGACTCTGGGGAATATGATGGAGGATATATAGGGGAGGTCCAAGCTAGATTACAAACTGCTATTACAAGATCATTGCCACAAACCAAAACTGCCAGTTAAATAGACATTCACTGATCGTCGACCATGTATGCCAGGGACAGACACAAAGTTGGATAAGACAGTGTGTACCCAGGGCAGTGGGGACCCAGAGGAAGGCATAACTAACCGTGCTTGTTTATGTAATATTGATTGCGGCAGTATCAAGACAGCTTCAGAGACATGGGTACATGGAGATATGGGGATATTACAGCTGATTTTGAAGTACAAAAAGGAATTTGCTGGGTGGAGAAGGGAGGAGCtttgaggggaggggagaggaaggataTTATAGGCCAAAGGAATACTGTAAGAAGGACAATGGTGTGTTTTGAGATCTCTGGGCAGTTTGCTATGATGGGAGGGACAGAGTGGCAAAAGGCAGGTGTGGAAGGGTGAGCAGAGGCCAGATCAAACAGGGCCTTGTAGGCCACATAGAGGTTTAGCAGGAGTTCAGGGAGGGCATTCTGAGTGGTGACAAGTGAAATTTACATTTGTAACTGGGGGCAGAGAGACCAGTGAAAAGGCCGAGGCAATAATCCAGGTCAGAAATGGCCTGGAAGAGGAAGAATGGTCAGAATTTGGTTATCAATGAgatgggagaaggaaggagagtgaGGAGCCCAGGATGCTCCTAGCCTTCTGGATGGAGGGTGGAGCCATCTTGCTGAGGATACTGAAGGAGAGCTTGTTTGGTTATATAGAATTttggtggtgggggcggggggtggagagggatgaagtctcactctgtcacccaggctggagtgtggtggcacaatctcagttcactacaacctctgcctcctgggttcaagcgcttcccaaatagctgggattacaggtgcctgtcaccacgcctggctaatttttgtatttttagtagagatggggtttcaccatgttggccagtctagtctcgaacttctgacctcaggtgatctgcctgcctcggcctcccaaagtgctgtgattacaggcatgagccaccgcacccagactgGTTATGTAGAATTTGAGGAGCCTATGATTGGTTGCAGGGTTGGATAGCAGTTAGATCTGGGCTGAAGACAGATCTGAGAGTCATCAGCATATGATGGACCTTGAAGCTACAGCAGAGAATGAGGTCCTCTGGAGAGAAATGTGCAAAATCAGAAGACAGCCTGGCTCTGAGGACTGAGGAAAAACCCTCTGCAGGAGACTGAGAATGAACAGGTAGACAGGGAGGACGAAAACCGTGAGGGGAAGTGTCACCAGAGTCAAGAGAAAGGGCTTGACAGGGAGTGGTCGGGCTCTTGCTTTCAGCCTTGTCCCTGCAGCTAAGTTGCCCTGACTTCAGGCACCCCACCCTGTCCTACTGTGACTCAGTCTCCTGCTTTCCCTTTACAGACCAGATGTTCGCCATCCAGCCAGGGCTAGCTGAGGGGGGCCAATTCCTGGGGGACCCACCTCCTGGAGTATGTCAGCCCGAGCTCCAACCAGACAACAACTCCAACTTCATGGCAAGTGCCAAGGATGCTAATGAGAATTGGCATGGGATGCCAGGCAGAGTGGAACCTATCCTGAGGAGGAGCTCCTCTGAGTCGCCCTCTGACAACCAGGCCTTCCAGGCCCCTGGATCCCCTGAGGAAGGGGTGCGCAGCCCCCCAGAGGGGGCAGAGATTCCCGGGGCTGAGCCTGAGAAGATGGGTGGTCCTGACACAGTCtgctcccctctggaggacaatGGCTATGCCAGCAGTTCCTTGAGTATCAACAGCCCTAGCAGCAGTCCTGAGCCTGCCTGTGGGACCCCGCGAGGCCTTGGCCCTCCCGATCCCCTTCTGCCCTCAGTGGCCCAGGCTGTGCAGCACTTACAAGCCCAGGAGCGCTACaaagagcaggagaaagaaaagcacCACGTGCACTTGGTGATGTACCGTCGCCTGGCACTGCTCCAGTGGATCCGGGGCCTGCAGCATCAGTTGATTGACCAGCAGGCCCGACTACAGGAGAGCTTCGACACCATCCTAGACAACCGGAAGGAGCTCATTCGCTGTCTCCAGCAGAGGGCAGCACCATCCAGGCCCCAGGACCAGGGCTAAGGGTGTGTCTCCACAAGTGTGCAagggtgtatgtgtatatttgcaGGCATGTGTGAGGTTGTGCACTAGTAAGTACATAATTATTTGCTGGCATGATTGCAGGTAGGCATGAGTGTGTATGTGCTAACATGTAGGCTGGTGTGTATAGGAATGTGTGAATAAACATGTATAAATGAGCTTAAGTGtgctgtgtgcacatgtgcacacacaagcTAATTTATCTGCAGACCTATATGTGAGCATGTAAGAGTGAACATGTATGTGTGTAGTATGTAAGAAGAATGAGGAAATCTGTATGTGCGTGTGTAGACAGGTACCCAgcagtgtgtgtatatgtgcatgagTGAGGATGTATATGCAGAAGATGTGTGTGTCTATGAGTGAGTTTGAGTGTGCAGGCTTGTGTTGGATGTATGTGAGGGAGCCCTTGTGTGTGCAGGGGTGCACGTGTGTGGCTGCAGGCATGGGAGGTGTATGTTAGGAGCATGTGTGTTTGCAGGCAGACTCATGAGCAGGTGTGTGCAAATACATATCCAGCTGCACTGTGGGGTATCCACCCACACCTTGTGTTCCTCATGGCCTACCGCAGCCTTTCTTCTCCACTGGGTCCCACTGTTCCCTGGAGACAGAGGGCTAGCATGCTATCATTTATCTGAGGGTTGTGGCTGACCCATTCTCCTGGGGTTTCCCAGGCCacctcttctttccctttccctcactTAGCCCAGACTTGCTCAGCTGAGGCTATCGTCCCTGATGTTGGCTTTGCTTGTAGGAGGTTTAGTGGCTGCTCTGGCCTGCTATGGCATTTTGGCTGCAATTTTGTCTGGCAGTGGGTGGAGAACTGGTATCAGGAAGGGGAACCGGGAGTagtgatggagatgatggtgggggtggggacagagaagGACATAGGGGACTGTCCCTCTTGAACTCTGCCTTTGGGCACATGGGAGATGGGGACAGGGGAGATGACAATAGTGGAACCCTGTGAAGAATAGGAGAACGGGAATTCTAAAATACCAGTTCCCAAACAAACCATCTCTCCACTGGGAAAGGAGCTGTCGCAAACCCTGTTGATTTAAGCTTCTGATGAAAAGCAATGTATGTTAATAAGCCTGCAAGGAACAGACAAGATGTTCCAAAGCTGATGAGGAAAATATCGCTTCCCTGTCTCTGCCTCTACCTTGCTGTGCCTCCCTGGCTTTAGAAGCATTGGATGTCGAATTGGTTTGGTTCATTTCTCTGAAGTCGGACTGTCAGGAGGAGCCAGAGGTTGGCTTTCTGGGATGGGAAGGGGGCAGTGTCAGCCTAAGCCTCTGGAAATGCTTAGGATGCTGAATTTTAACCCCTTCTTTCACTGCATGGTCCTTCAAACAGGGATTGGCAGGCTCCGTGAGTTACAGAGTGGGTGAGCCTTGGAAAGAACCAACGACTAAGGTAGCTGAGCTCTCTTTTGTTCCTGGAAGCCAAGAGAATGCAAGATCCTGGTGGGTGAGCAGGGGTATGAAGAGGGGACACTGGTGGGTGAACAGTGGCATGGAAGTCACTGATGCAGCCTCTGGCCCTCAGTCTCCCTATCGGCAAAGTGGGGGGCTCTTCCTGTCTATCTCTAAAGAGTTTCATCCCTGACAGGTGGATGAGTGAAAGATCCAGGgagtgggggtgaggggtgggccCTGAAGACTTTTTGTCTGTAGCTCTTACATATTGAGTGTGTAAACCCGGCCTTTGGACCAACGCAAGACAAATAAACTGGGGCAGAGAATTAAATTTCTTGAGTATGTGTTTTTCTTCTACCTGTTGTCTGGTGGCCTCTTTTCCATACCATCTGAGCTCCCCTTTTGAGTAGGGTCCTGGACTAGGAGCTAGGGAGGTGATTTTGGGGAAAGACACTGAAGAATTTAGACTGCTGTGCCTGGCGACCCGATGGGGTGGAGAAGTCTCTCGGGGCCTCCCAGTGTGACATGGGAGACTTGACTTCTACCCTGAGAGCCCCAAATGGGATTGTCCTTGTCCTGTGTCACCTTTGGGCCTAAATGAATTGTGAGGGACACATACCATACACACTCGCACATACTCAACTGTACActgggcagggcacggtggcttacacctgaaatcgcagcactttgggaggctgagatgggtggatcacctgaggtcaggagttcaagaccagcctggccaacatggtgtgcctataatcccagcagtaggctgaggcaggagagtcacttgaacctgggaggcggaggttgtagtgggcagagatcatgccactgcattccagcttggcgacgaggggaaactccatctcaaaaaaacaaacaaaaaactgtaccCTTGTGTCACCACTTCCCTGAAGGGCACTCTATGACTATGAGTTCAGGTCCTTAGATGGTTTTGACACACATGTAATTATAACATACAGTCATCCTTTGTTATCtgaggggattggttccaggatccccagggataccaaaattcacagatctgaaatactgtattttatttttatttgaatttatttatttattttttattatttttttttgagacgcattctcgctctgtggcccaggctgcagtgcagtggtgctatctcggctcactgcaagctccgcctcccgggttcacaccattctcctgcctcagcctcccgagtagctgggactacaggcgcccgccaccacgtctggctaattttttgtacttttagtagagacggggtttcaccatgttagccaggatggtctcgatctcctgacctcgtgatccgcctgcctcggccttccaaagtgttgggattacaggcgtgagccaccgggcccggccgattctttatttttggagacagcgtctcgctctgtcacccaagctagagcgtagtggtgcaatcatagcttaccgcacccttgaacttctgggctcaagtgatcctcccaccttagcctctgagtagctgggactacaggcatgtgccaccacacccagctaatttttaagtttttttgtagtgatg
Protein-coding sequences here:
- the C1H1orf216 gene encoding UPF0500 protein C1orf216 homolog, which codes for MFAIQPGLAEGGQFLGDPPPGVCQPELQPDNNSNFMASAKDANENWHGMPGRVEPILRRSSSESPSDNQAFQAPGSPEEGVRSPPEGAEIPGAEPEKMGGPDTVCSPLEDNGYASSSLSINSPSSSPEPACGTPRGLGPPDPLLPSVAQAVQHLQAQERYKEQEKEKHHVHLVMYRRLALLQWIRGLQHQLIDQQARLQESFDTILDNRKELIRCLQQRAAPSRPQDQG